A window from Lachnoanaerobaculum umeaense encodes these proteins:
- a CDS encoding alpha/beta hydrolase — protein MITNNNKEKFNIKDKKITLYKSPDINAPFIVFNTFEDDGEDVYQALKNMGCTFLNLLVVGNIDWNHDMSPWYMPSIYSKEKSFSGGADEYLRLLIDDILPKAKEMIDGEPEFTGITGYSLAGLFAVYAMYKTYVFDRLASMSGSLWFHDFMEYCKSNDCMKLPDKIYFSLGDKEANTRNPILKTVEDNTRELSEYFKNLGSEVIFELNPGNHFTDTILRSAKGIKAIL, from the coding sequence GTGATAACAAATAATAATAAAGAAAAATTCAATATAAAAGATAAAAAAATCACCCTATACAAGTCACCTGACATAAATGCTCCTTTTATTGTTTTTAATACTTTTGAAGATGATGGCGAAGATGTATATCAGGCATTGAAAAATATGGGTTGCACTTTTTTAAATCTACTTGTAGTTGGAAATATTGATTGGAACCATGACATGTCACCATGGTATATGCCTTCAATCTATTCTAAGGAAAAATCTTTTAGCGGCGGTGCAGATGAGTATCTTAGATTGCTTATAGATGACATTTTGCCAAAGGCAAAGGAGATGATAGATGGAGAACCTGAATTTACAGGAATAACAGGATATTCACTTGCAGGTCTTTTTGCTGTTTATGCTATGTATAAAACTTATGTATTTGACAGATTGGCAAGTATGTCAGGCTCACTTTGGTTTCATGACTTTATGGAATATTGTAAAAGTAATGATTGTATGAAGTTACCAGATAAAATCTATTTTTCTCTGGGGGATAAAGAGGCAAATACACGCAATCCTATATTAAAAACTGTAGAGGATAATACGAGAGAACTTTCAGAGTATTTTAAGAACCTTGGGAGTGAGGTGATATTTGAATTAAATCCAGGTAATCATTTCACAGATACAATTCTTCGCAGTGCAAAGGGAATAAAGGCAATTTTATAG
- a CDS encoding thioredoxin family protein yields MNDLREDINDLIKKIPVLILQFGSDTCGPCHAIRYKLEQWMSEHKEVEARYVDIEKNMEISSQMGIFSVPTVLVYMDGQLVARESGYFSLDALLGDIERYLELRK; encoded by the coding sequence ATGAATGATCTTAGAGAAGATATTAATGATTTAATAAAGAAAATACCGGTGCTTATCCTTCAGTTTGGTTCGGATACATGTGGACCCTGCCATGCCATTCGGTATAAGCTGGAACAGTGGATGAGTGAGCATAAAGAGGTAGAAGCCCGATATGTAGATATAGAAAAAAACATGGAAATCAGTTCACAGATGGGCATTTTCTCCGTACCGACTGTACTGGTATATATGGACGGTCAACTTGTTGCACGAGAGAGCGGTTATTTCAGTCTGGATGCACTACTTGGAGATATTGAGCGTTATCTTGAATTGAGGAAATAA
- a CDS encoding T6SS immunity protein Tdi1 domain-containing protein, whose translation MGLFDSFKKNQKSVWDKFIEKYKPDKDLTKPSDHIIGACSSAGVNEKILDFIKEYGFGNYGDGIIKLIDPEKYMDSFYRWLGKEDYSRIPFMMTGFGDLFYFRNLGDGEYDISFLDIHYRKIFVVAYTVEEFVEYLVDSEVEEDILRRNLFDEAKNKLGVLPLNEIYYFAPALVTGGAEEIKCVNKGDAATHQWLLFEW comes from the coding sequence ATGGGATTATTCGATTCATTTAAAAAGAACCAAAAATCAGTTTGGGATAAGTTTATAGAAAAATATAAGCCGGATAAGGATCTTACAAAGCCGTCAGATCATATAATAGGTGCTTGCAGCAGTGCCGGAGTAAATGAGAAGATCCTTGATTTTATTAAGGAATATGGCTTCGGTAATTATGGAGACGGTATTATAAAGCTTATAGATCCGGAAAAATACATGGACAGCTTTTATAGATGGCTTGGAAAAGAAGACTATTCAAGAATTCCTTTTATGATGACAGGCTTTGGTGATTTGTTTTACTTTAGAAATCTTGGTGACGGTGAATATGATATATCTTTTTTGGATATACATTACAGAAAGATTTTTGTAGTGGCATATACCGTGGAGGAGTTTGTAGAATATCTTGTTGACAGTGAGGTTGAAGAAGATATATTAAGGCGGAATCTTTTTGATGAGGCAAAAAATAAGCTTGGAGTTCTGCCTTTAAATGAGATATATTACTTTGCACCTGCTTTGGTAACAGGCGGTGCGGAAGAAATAAAATGTGTAAATAAAGGTGATGCGGCCACTCATCAGTGGTTATTGTTTGAATGGTAA
- a CDS encoding acyl-CoA dehydratase activase yields the protein MDKQYYVGVDIGSTASKVVVLDDEKLISSFCIPTGWNSKETSKNIMQKLTEDGFSENMSCAATGYGRICVEYADKVITEITCHAKGAYALFGVDGTVIDIGGQDTKIISLEDGMVKDFLMNDKCAAGTGKFIEVMANRLGTDFEELYALAYKGDALSISSMCTVFAESEVISYIGSGEKRENIAAGVIDSVANKVVNLAKKHGLRGAIMLTGGLSYTPYFIEIMSQKICKKIHTHPLGRYAGAIGAAISLRPKNHTPIQFK from the coding sequence ATGGATAAGCAATATTATGTCGGCGTAGACATAGGTTCTACAGCATCAAAGGTTGTAGTACTTGATGATGAAAAACTTATAAGTTCTTTTTGTATACCTACAGGTTGGAACAGTAAGGAAACCTCAAAGAACATCATGCAAAAACTGACAGAAGATGGTTTTTCTGAGAATATGAGCTGTGCTGCTACAGGTTATGGACGAATCTGTGTGGAGTATGCCGATAAAGTAATTACAGAAATAACCTGCCATGCCAAAGGAGCTTATGCATTGTTTGGTGTGGATGGAACTGTAATAGATATAGGTGGACAGGATACCAAAATTATCAGCTTAGAAGATGGCATGGTAAAGGACTTCCTTATGAACGATAAATGTGCCGCCGGTACAGGAAAGTTCATAGAAGTTATGGCAAACAGACTTGGTACAGACTTTGAAGAACTCTATGCTCTTGCATACAAAGGCGATGCACTTTCTATAAGTTCTATGTGTACTGTTTTTGCAGAGTCTGAGGTTATAAGCTATATTGGTTCAGGAGAAAAGAGAGAAAATATCGCCGCCGGAGTTATTGATTCGGTAGCAAATAAGGTGGTCAATCTTGCCAAAAAACATGGTCTTAGAGGAGCGATAATGCTGACAGGCGGTTTGAGTTACACTCCATACTTTATAGAAATTATGTCGCAAAAAATTTGCAAAAAGATCCATACACATCCTCTTGGTAGATATGCCGGAGCAATAGGAGCTGCAATTTCTTTAAGACCGAAAAACCACACTCCTATACAGTTCAAGTGA
- a CDS encoding double-cubane-cluster-containing anaerobic reductase → MLRLPENFESFPEARKAGFLKMKEHKDNGGKIVGIYCSFVPTELIMAAGAVAVSLCATSEEPISAAEEHLPSNLCPLIKASYGFGLTDTCPYFYFSDFIVGETTCDGKKKMFELMNDLKETYVMQLPSSRDEVALNMWEQEMYKFWKKLEDFYGVTITEEDVKKAIVEKNAERDLILEYLELSKLNPSPISGYELGTKLDALSFIPDMEERCRQIRQRIDEVKADWEQNYKGKVSRRPRILITGCPNGGVRDKTIKALEELGADVVAFDTCNSNREKIEKVDTTLPVAQALARKYLNINCSVMSPNENRLKFITDMVDEYQVDGVVEIILQACHTFSIESYNVKKAVVAKGVPYIKIETDYSKADVGQINTRLEAFLETVAV, encoded by the coding sequence ATGTTACGACTTCCGGAGAATTTCGAATCATTTCCAGAAGCAAGAAAAGCAGGTTTCCTGAAGATGAAGGAACACAAGGATAATGGCGGAAAGATTGTAGGAATTTATTGCTCATTTGTTCCTACAGAACTTATTATGGCAGCAGGTGCTGTGGCTGTATCACTTTGTGCCACCAGTGAAGAACCTATCAGTGCTGCTGAGGAACATCTGCCATCCAATCTTTGCCCTTTGATAAAGGCAAGTTATGGCTTTGGGCTTACCGATACCTGTCCATACTTTTATTTCTCAGACTTCATAGTAGGTGAGACTACATGTGACGGTAAGAAAAAAATGTTTGAGCTTATGAATGATTTAAAAGAGACTTATGTTATGCAGCTACCATCTTCCAGAGATGAAGTAGCTCTCAATATGTGGGAACAGGAAATGTACAAGTTCTGGAAAAAGCTTGAAGATTTCTATGGTGTCACTATAACTGAGGAAGATGTTAAAAAAGCAATAGTAGAAAAAAATGCTGAAAGAGATCTTATACTTGAATACCTTGAACTTAGTAAGCTCAATCCATCTCCTATCTCAGGATATGAACTTGGAACAAAACTTGATGCTCTAAGCTTTATTCCTGATATGGAAGAACGCTGCAGACAAATAAGACAAAGAATTGATGAAGTAAAGGCTGATTGGGAGCAAAACTATAAAGGAAAAGTATCCAGAAGACCAAGGATTTTGATAACCGGATGTCCAAATGGCGGTGTAAGAGATAAGACTATTAAAGCATTGGAAGAACTTGGTGCAGATGTAGTTGCATTTGATACTTGCAACAGTAACAGAGAAAAAATTGAAAAGGTAGATACAACTTTACCTGTAGCACAGGCTCTTGCTAGGAAATACCTCAATATCAACTGTTCTGTTATGAGCCCTAATGAAAACAGACTTAAATTTATAACAGATATGGTAGACGAATATCAGGTAGATGGCGTTGTTGAAATAATTCTTCAGGCCTGCCACACCTTCTCTATAGAATCATATAATGTGAAAAAAGCTGTAGTTGCTAAGGGCGTGCCTTATATAAAGATAGAAACAGACTATTCAAAGGCTGATGTCGGACAGATCAATACTAGACTTGAGGCATTCCTTGAAACTGTCGCTGTATAA
- a CDS encoding Nmad3 family putative nucleotide modification protein yields the protein MKVILSRKGMDSESGRMASPILPDGTLLSLPIPDRKSNKTYEDIQFRGQNYRDIITQLYPEFDFEKNPTCHLDPDIYEGIYNRPSDWKPAFGQWGVPATHLDKSNVDVGDIFLFYGMFRQTEVKSGKLSYVKGAPIRHIIYGYMEIGEVIKDDQKIAEKYNWHPHSIAPFYTNNRIYLSKKCGTFNYDDSLVLTQAGQSSRSMWQLPSFFAEKGISISWQGHNHPIIKGEYSILKTASRGQEFVITTDTPEQEKNLSDWVENIIKHR from the coding sequence ATGAAAGTAATATTAAGCAGAAAGGGAATGGACAGTGAATCCGGAAGAATGGCAAGCCCTATACTACCGGATGGTACTTTACTATCTCTTCCTATACCTGACAGAAAAAGCAATAAAACATATGAAGATATACAATTTAGGGGACAAAATTATAGAGATATCATAACTCAGCTATATCCTGAATTTGATTTTGAAAAAAATCCTACCTGCCACTTAGACCCTGATATATATGAGGGTATCTACAACCGACCAAGTGACTGGAAACCTGCATTCGGACAATGGGGTGTTCCGGCCACACATCTTGATAAATCTAATGTTGATGTCGGCGACATCTTCCTTTTCTATGGTATGTTTAGACAAACAGAAGTTAAAAGTGGCAAGCTTTCTTATGTAAAAGGAGCTCCCATTCGTCATATCATTTATGGATATATGGAAATAGGTGAAGTTATAAAAGATGACCAAAAAATTGCTGAAAAATATAATTGGCATCCTCATAGTATAGCACCCTTCTATACAAATAACCGTATATATCTATCAAAGAAATGTGGTACTTTCAATTATGATGATTCACTTGTACTTACACAAGCCGGACAGAGCAGTCGAAGTATGTGGCAACTACCTTCATTTTTTGCTGAAAAAGGCATATCTATTTCCTGGCAAGGTCATAATCATCCCATAATAAAAGGCGAATATTCAATTCTAAAGACAGCATCTCGTGGGCAGGAGTTTGTTATAACTACTGATACACCCGAGCAAGAGAAAAACTTATCTGATTGGGTTGAAAATATTATAAAACATAGATAA
- a CDS encoding 4Fe-4S binding protein: MNRGYKNLKKYYLPMLILFVFETVAVILCLALNNLFYLFNFSYIGISISFGIFLFIKEYKYARRVVQLLVGLYILIYLGIIKNENMQIEGFWYYLFTGVFEAATIHYVVAKIFGPIIFGRGWCGYACWTAMVLDFLPFKIHRHERKNIEWIRYIVFMLSLCFVATLFIAKVKHLERVMFISFIIGNIVYYVVGIAFAYIFEDNRAFCKYICPITVFLKPMSYFSLVRIKCDTDKCISCNKCKKVCPMDVDMTDNSRKRKNGTECILCMECVKSCPKDAL, encoded by the coding sequence ATGAATCGAGGTTATAAGAATTTGAAGAAGTATTACTTACCTATGTTGATACTGTTTGTATTTGAAACAGTAGCTGTTATACTGTGTTTGGCATTGAATAATCTGTTTTATCTTTTTAATTTTAGCTATATAGGAATATCAATATCATTTGGTATATTTTTGTTTATAAAAGAATATAAGTATGCTAGAAGAGTTGTACAATTACTTGTAGGACTTTATATACTTATATATCTGGGAATTATAAAGAATGAAAATATGCAAATAGAAGGCTTTTGGTACTATCTTTTTACCGGAGTGTTTGAGGCTGCAACTATTCACTATGTAGTGGCAAAGATATTTGGGCCAATCATATTTGGAAGAGGATGGTGTGGATATGCCTGTTGGACCGCAATGGTATTGGATTTTTTACCATTTAAGATTCACAGGCATGAAAGAAAAAACATTGAATGGATAAGGTATATAGTATTTATGCTTTCATTATGCTTTGTTGCAACACTGTTTATTGCAAAGGTAAAGCATCTTGAAAGAGTTATGTTCATATCATTTATAATAGGCAATATAGTTTACTATGTAGTAGGTATTGCGTTTGCCTATATATTTGAAGATAATAGAGCATTTTGTAAATATATCTGTCCAATAACTGTTTTTCTAAAGCCTATGAGTTATTTCTCTTTGGTCAGAATAAAATGTGATACAGATAAATGCATTTCCTGTAATAAATGTAAAAAGGTATGTCCTATGGATGTTGATATGACGGACAATTCAAGAAAAAGAAAAAATGGCACAGAGTGTATTCTATGTATGGAATGTGTCAAAAGTTGCCCTAAGGATGCTCTATAA